The Anguilla anguilla isolate fAngAng1 chromosome 4, fAngAng1.pri, whole genome shotgun sequence genome has a window encoding:
- the LOC118225415 gene encoding acidic leucine-rich nuclear phosphoprotein 32 family member B-like isoform X1 has translation MEMEKRINLELRNRKPAEVKELVLDNCRSDDGKILGLTAEFENLEFLSMINVNLVSLDNLPKLPKLRKLELSDNRVSGGLEALAEKTPSLTHLNLSGNKIKDLGTLEPLKKLAMLSSVDLFNCEVTMLLDYRDSVLDLLPQITYLDGFDADDQEALDSDHSGLEDELDDEEDGESGGEDEDEDELDVEDEDDDDEEVDVEDDEEDEEDEGGDSDEVDDEDDDDEVCCPESHGEKRKREQEDEDDDDDEDDEDDE, from the exons ATGGAAATGGAGAAAAGAATCAACTTGGAGCTGCGGAACAGGAAACCAGCTGAG GTAAAGGAACTGGTATTGGACAACTGTCGTTCTGATGATGGCAAGATTCTTGGTCTCACCGCCGAATTCGAAAATCTGGAATTTCTGAGCATGATCAACGTCAATCTGGTTTCACTCGACAACTTGCCCAAACTTCCCAAACTTCGCAAG CTCGAGCTGAGCGACAACCGCGTGTCGGGGGGGCTGGAGGCCCTCGCGGAGAAGACGCCCAGCCTGACCCACCTGAACCTCAGCGGCAACAAGATCAAGGACCTCGGGACCCTGGAGCCCCTG AAGAAGCTGGCGATGCTGAGCAGCGTTGACCTGTTTAACTGCGAGGTCACCATGCTGCTGGACTACAGGGACAGCGTGCTGGACCTCCTCCCGCAGATCACCTACCTGGACGGGTTCGACGCTGACGACCAGGAGGCCTTGGACTCCGACCACTCGGGCCTGGAGGACGAGCTGGACGACGAGG aagatGGTGAGAGTGGCGGtgaggatgaagatgaggatgagCTGGATGTggaggatgaagatgatgacGATGAAGAGGTTGACGTGGAGGATGAC gaggaagatgaggaagatgaaggTGGGGACAGTGACGAGGtggatgatgaggatgatgacgaTGAAG TTTGCTGTCCAGAAAGCCatggagagaagaggaagagggagcaAGAGGATGAAGATGACGACGACGATGAAGATGATGAGGACGATGAATAA
- the LOC118225415 gene encoding acidic leucine-rich nuclear phosphoprotein 32 family member B-like isoform X2: MINVNLVSLDNLPKLPKLRKLELSDNRVSGGLEALAEKTPSLTHLNLSGNKIKDLGTLEPLKKLAMLSSVDLFNCEVTMLLDYRDSVLDLLPQITYLDGFDADDQEALDSDHSGLEDELDDEEDGESGGEDEDEDELDVEDEDDDDEEVDVEDDEEDEEDEGGDSDEVDDEDDDDEVCCPESHGEKRKREQEDEDDDDDEDDEDDE, from the exons ATGATCAACGTCAATCTGGTTTCACTCGACAACTTGCCCAAACTTCCCAAACTTCGCAAG CTCGAGCTGAGCGACAACCGCGTGTCGGGGGGGCTGGAGGCCCTCGCGGAGAAGACGCCCAGCCTGACCCACCTGAACCTCAGCGGCAACAAGATCAAGGACCTCGGGACCCTGGAGCCCCTG AAGAAGCTGGCGATGCTGAGCAGCGTTGACCTGTTTAACTGCGAGGTCACCATGCTGCTGGACTACAGGGACAGCGTGCTGGACCTCCTCCCGCAGATCACCTACCTGGACGGGTTCGACGCTGACGACCAGGAGGCCTTGGACTCCGACCACTCGGGCCTGGAGGACGAGCTGGACGACGAGG aagatGGTGAGAGTGGCGGtgaggatgaagatgaggatgagCTGGATGTggaggatgaagatgatgacGATGAAGAGGTTGACGTGGAGGATGAC gaggaagatgaggaagatgaaggTGGGGACAGTGACGAGGtggatgatgaggatgatgacgaTGAAG TTTGCTGTCCAGAAAGCCatggagagaagaggaagagggagcaAGAGGATGAAGATGACGACGACGATGAAGATGATGAGGACGATGAATAA